A genomic window from Candidatus Cloacimonas sp. includes:
- the ileS gene encoding isoleucine--tRNA ligase, translating to MYKTTDLKENPRHLENRIRTYWHKHNLAQKSVDIREGNPRFIFYEGPPTANGKPGIHHIMARTLKDAICRYKTMNGFQVKRKAGWDTHGLPVEIEVEKELGLKDKRGIEDYGIEKFCQKCRDSVFSYEKLWREMTELMGYWIDLDHPYVTLHNSYIESVWWILNNFFSRGLIYKAYKIVPYCPSCGTPLSSHEVAQGYQDIEDPSVYVKFKALDEENTYFLAWTTTPWTLISNVALAVHPDETYVKVHYQGQNLILAKARLQVLDEDVEIISEMQGSELEGRCYQPLFNFIPVDKPAWYICLGNYVTMSDGTGIVHTAPAFGQDDYSLAVKYNLPFIQPVDGEGKFTEAVTPWAHQFVKDADKDIIRHLKESGNLLKREQIKHSYPFCWRCKSPLIYYARESWYIRTTAFKEQLLENNRKIDWYPAFVGEKRFGDWLENNVDWALSRDRFWGTPLNIWICEKCGKQRSLGSIEELRQEGKMVSGKEVPEDLDLHRPYIDEVVLTCSCGSKMQRTPEVIDCWFDSGSMPFAQWHYPFENEEHFEPDLFPADIISEGIDQTRGWFYSMLAISTMLKGVSSYKSCLVNDMILDKNGRKMSKSHGNAVDPIELMQNYGADAIRWYLLEVSPPWVPTRFDVDGVKEILGKFIGTLKNVYSFFATYANIDGFNATDYPYNWVREIEIDRWIVSRLQSLIITVRNNTDVYDFTKAVRAIQSFVIEELSNWYVRRSRRRFWASEFNADKTDAYRTLYQVLLETAKLIAPFAPYLAEELFLNLNAGESVHLEYYPVADNAYIDTKLEKKMQTVIDIVSLGRAARNECQIKVRQPLTEMFVPAKVKDDLKDMIDLVKEEVNIRKITFVSEQDGFVQYELKPDFKILGPKYGKKVQVINTLLNNTPAANILLAFNSTGSYPLNIEGETINLLPEEVSISIIPREGYVFANTKDLFVALDTKLTDELVNEGYARELINKIQFTRKEMNLDIMDNIIVTLAAPEDIVQAVQIHRNYILTETLGKELILLDKPTANMLCLDINGSKIHLGIEKVVS from the coding sequence ATGTATAAAACAACAGACCTGAAAGAAAATCCCCGGCATCTGGAAAATCGCATTCGCACCTATTGGCATAAGCATAATTTGGCGCAAAAAAGTGTGGATATCCGCGAAGGCAATCCCCGTTTTATTTTCTATGAGGGACCTCCAACTGCAAATGGTAAACCTGGGATTCATCATATAATGGCAAGAACCTTGAAAGATGCCATCTGCCGTTATAAAACTATGAACGGCTTTCAGGTAAAACGCAAAGCCGGTTGGGATACCCATGGTTTGCCCGTTGAAATTGAAGTGGAAAAAGAACTCGGTTTGAAGGATAAGCGTGGCATAGAGGATTATGGCATTGAAAAATTCTGTCAGAAATGCCGGGATTCCGTTTTCAGCTATGAAAAACTCTGGCGGGAAATGACAGAACTAATGGGTTATTGGATTGATCTGGATCACCCTTATGTAACTTTGCATAACAGCTATATAGAATCCGTTTGGTGGATTTTGAATAATTTCTTTTCCCGAGGTCTTATTTATAAGGCATATAAAATCGTTCCCTATTGTCCCAGTTGCGGAACACCCCTTTCTTCTCATGAAGTAGCTCAGGGCTATCAAGATATAGAAGACCCTTCCGTTTATGTTAAGTTTAAAGCGTTGGATGAAGAAAACACTTATTTTCTGGCGTGGACAACTACTCCCTGGACTCTTATCTCCAATGTTGCCTTAGCTGTCCATCCCGATGAAACTTATGTTAAAGTTCACTATCAAGGTCAGAATTTAATTTTGGCTAAAGCCCGTTTGCAAGTGCTGGATGAAGATGTAGAAATTATTTCTGAAATGCAAGGCAGCGAATTGGAAGGTCGTTGCTATCAGCCCCTTTTTAATTTTATTCCTGTTGATAAGCCCGCCTGGTATATCTGTTTAGGCAATTATGTTACAATGAGTGATGGCACTGGAATTGTGCACACGGCTCCAGCTTTTGGGCAGGATGATTATTCCTTAGCCGTGAAATACAATCTGCCTTTTATTCAACCGGTGGACGGCGAAGGCAAATTTACCGAAGCAGTAACCCCTTGGGCACATCAGTTTGTCAAAGATGCCGATAAAGATATCATCCGGCACTTAAAAGAAAGCGGGAACTTACTAAAAAGAGAACAGATAAAACACAGCTACCCCTTTTGCTGGAGATGTAAAAGCCCGCTTATTTATTATGCCCGGGAAAGCTGGTATATTAGAACTACAGCTTTCAAAGAACAGCTCTTGGAAAACAACCGGAAAATTGACTGGTATCCTGCTTTTGTAGGAGAAAAGAGGTTTGGTGACTGGCTGGAAAATAATGTGGACTGGGCTTTATCCAGAGACCGTTTTTGGGGAACACCACTCAATATCTGGATTTGCGAAAAATGCGGGAAACAGCGTTCCCTTGGTTCTATTGAAGAATTGCGCCAAGAGGGAAAAATGGTTTCCGGAAAAGAAGTTCCGGAAGACCTGGATTTACACCGCCCCTATATTGATGAAGTTGTTCTCACTTGTTCCTGCGGTAGCAAAATGCAGCGCACTCCGGAAGTTATTGATTGCTGGTTTGACAGTGGCTCTATGCCTTTTGCTCAATGGCATTATCCTTTTGAAAATGAGGAGCATTTTGAGCCCGACCTCTTTCCTGCGGATATTATTTCGGAAGGAATTGACCAAACACGGGGCTGGTTTTATTCTATGCTTGCCATCTCTACAATGTTGAAAGGGGTCTCCAGTTACAAAAGCTGTCTGGTTAATGATATGATTCTGGATAAAAACGGCAGGAAAATGAGTAAATCTCACGGTAACGCAGTTGACCCTATAGAACTAATGCAAAATTACGGAGCAGACGCAATTCGCTGGTATTTATTAGAGGTCTCTCCACCCTGGGTTCCTACCCGTTTTGATGTTGACGGCGTGAAAGAAATCTTGGGAAAATTTATCGGCACATTGAAGAATGTATATTCTTTCTTTGCTACTTATGCCAATATAGATGGCTTTAATGCAACTGATTATCCATATAATTGGGTTCGGGAAATTGAAATTGACCGCTGGATTGTTTCCCGTTTGCAGTCCTTGATTATTACGGTGCGCAATAACACTGATGTTTACGATTTTACCAAAGCCGTGCGTGCCATTCAGAGTTTTGTAATTGAAGAGCTTTCCAACTGGTATGTCCGCAGAAGCAGACGCCGTTTTTGGGCTTCAGAATTTAATGCAGATAAAACTGATGCCTACCGAACTCTATATCAGGTTTTATTAGAAACTGCCAAATTGATTGCCCCTTTTGCTCCCTATCTGGCAGAAGAGCTTTTTTTGAATTTGAATGCAGGAGAAAGCGTTCATCTGGAATATTATCCCGTTGCCGATAATGCCTATATTGATACCAAACTGGAAAAGAAAATGCAGACCGTTATAGATATTGTTTCTTTAGGTAGAGCCGCCAGAAATGAATGTCAGATAAAAGTTCGCCAGCCCCTAACCGAAATGTTTGTTCCCGCTAAAGTGAAAGATGATTTGAAGGATATGATAGACCTCGTTAAAGAAGAAGTAAACATTCGTAAAATTACCTTTGTAAGCGAGCAGGATGGCTTTGTGCAGTATGAATTGAAGCCCGATTTCAAAATATTGGGTCCTAAATACGGCAAAAAAGTGCAAGTAATTAATACCCTTTTAAACAACACCCCGGCAGCTAATATCTTGCTGGCATTTAATTCCACCGGTTCTTACCCTCTGAATATAGAAGGTGAAACTATCAATCTGTTACCGGAAGAAGTGAGCATAAGCATCATTCCCCGTGAGGGATATGTTTTTGCCAATACGAAAGACCTCTTTGTGGCTTTGGATACAAAATTAACTGATGAACTGGTAAATGAGGGCTATGCCCGTGAACTAATCAATAAAATCCAATTTACACGCAAAGAAATGAATTTGGATATTATGGATAATATCATCGTAACTTTGGCAGCTCCAGAAGATATTGTCCAGGCAGTTCAGATTCACCGAAATTATATCTTAACTGAAACCCTCGGAAAAGAACTGATTTTATTGGATAAGCCAACGGCAAATATGCTGTGTTTGGATATTAACGGCAGTAAAATTCATCTGGGCATTGAGAAAGTGGTCTCAT
- the efp gene encoding elongation factor P: MATMADIRNGMIIEFKDDLYEVVEFLHVKPGKGPAFLRSKLKNIRSGRVLENTFRESDTFNEIRIERTKKEYLYRDGNFLVLMDIDNYEQIHIDASLLGDKEKLLTENMEVILSTTPSGEIVGIELPTTVVQTITESEPNVKGNTASGSGKTAYTETGLRITVPFFVETGDKIKIDTRTGEYIERAN; the protein is encoded by the coding sequence ATGGCTACAATGGCTGATATCCGAAATGGAATGATCATAGAGTTCAAAGACGATCTTTATGAAGTAGTGGAATTTCTCCATGTAAAACCGGGAAAAGGTCCTGCTTTTTTACGCTCCAAACTGAAAAATATCAGGTCTGGCAGAGTTCTGGAAAATACTTTTCGGGAAAGTGACACCTTCAATGAAATCCGTATTGAACGCACTAAAAAAGAATACCTCTATCGGGACGGAAATTTCCTGGTGCTGATGGATATAGATAACTATGAACAAATTCATATAGATGCATCTCTGCTGGGCGATAAAGAAAAGCTGCTTACGGAAAATATGGAAGTAATTTTATCCACAACCCCTTCCGGAGAAATTGTGGGTATAGAATTGCCTACTACAGTAGTTCAAACCATAACTGAAAGCGAACCTAATGTGAAAGGAAATACTGCTTCAGGAAGCGGTAAAACTGCCTACACGGAAACCGGACTTCGCATTACCGTTCCCTTTTTTGTGGAAACGGGCGATAAAATTAAGATAGACACCCGCACGGGTGAATATATAGAAAGAGCTAATTAG
- a CDS encoding M6 family metalloprotease domain-containing protein — MPCHIWKRITLLITVVLAGSLSALVPPVPMYKNSPSTWQATRLEGKFFVDEALKSGTRNLPDNILVLRVQFSDVPFRVQPEYPDSLAHDDVFFNRWMEHLKDFFLEASHLQYELNYYLYPEVLTMQNPLSYYGGDSSAEIDANLPQILQDTINQIDNVVDFSQYGGIIIFHSGTGQESDTNSIRQNEIWSTFLTRNKLQSYFDPQNDLYAGYPTDDGTNLTNIIIVPEDEFQDYFPVTGNDASNYLFSIYGVLAHQFGHLLGLPTLYDNDSSNGISQGIGNWGLMGTGLWNGSGYVPAQLCAWSRYYLGWDTPETLFLNSENNVVDYFLNQSTEAVRIYKVPISATEYFLIENRQQNPDGSIDPFGRPSYTFKLLPEGQQDYYVDDPSTPENESLLPYFNFMENSYLGSEWDFFLPGLGGPVPDNAIYPVDGSGILIWHIDENVINANFSANFDNNHINSVALHKGIDLEEADGIQHLDTAANSNYRWGSPYDSFREGNNAYFGYQYHNGMLSLPTSESYYGGISLEITDISAIGKQMTFSVSYGWRLSASYKGTNPLNAATLDFDGDGEDELFYPMPNGKLYLWKNEELLNGFPLQQTIDIPFTYTWDGERIYLPMQRDKLCRLYQLSNTERRFVYSTVDYSWAGHPVDLGENLALPLKINAGDNAFVIKLYNKTNSSVSSVVDFSGSFKANLIHCNNQLSLVYQNAAGEYWLSDINLTDYTKSDLKLPIPADSTIIAVFKAPVSAAENLIVQCPNSVYCLNGAKIVEGFPYVHNLVVESDSSFIAPISFADVDGNGTLDILIGGESDFAVIDYSGKVMNPENQNSESPAEGISAGILAADIDNDNRVELIGNFKYNQLNVRENDYRSKIGYPVSFAERSRTLPVISRSGDGNWYIYIATDNGSLFKNKLANQPRITPSCNWLCEYGNLRRSASYAETELPNQYQTAELFVPGQVYIYPNPLKSIYRQKIKLNVMTNSDAELELSIFDISGTLVYQQKGNAKAYLKNLDVFDIPVSKLCSGVYIAIVKSANSSKRLKFTIEK; from the coding sequence ATGCCTTGCCATATCTGGAAGCGGATAACACTGCTGATAACTGTTGTTCTGGCTGGTTCATTATCAGCATTGGTTCCTCCTGTCCCAATGTATAAAAACTCACCGTCAACCTGGCAAGCTACACGCTTGGAGGGGAAATTCTTTGTGGATGAAGCTTTAAAATCCGGCACAAGAAATTTACCTGATAACATTCTGGTTTTGCGAGTGCAGTTTAGTGATGTCCCTTTTCGGGTTCAACCGGAATATCCTGATTCTTTAGCTCACGATGATGTTTTTTTTAATCGCTGGATGGAACATTTAAAGGATTTTTTTCTGGAGGCGAGCCATTTACAATATGAATTGAACTATTATCTATATCCCGAAGTGCTTACAATGCAAAATCCGCTATCTTATTATGGTGGGGATAGCTCTGCGGAAATAGATGCAAATTTGCCTCAAATTTTACAGGATACAATAAATCAAATAGATAATGTAGTTGATTTCAGTCAATATGGCGGAATAATAATATTCCATTCGGGGACAGGTCAGGAATCGGACACTAATTCTATTCGGCAAAATGAAATATGGAGCACTTTTTTAACCCGGAACAAACTGCAATCCTATTTTGATCCGCAAAATGATTTGTATGCCGGGTATCCAACTGATGATGGAACTAATTTAACCAATATTATTATTGTTCCTGAAGACGAATTTCAGGATTACTTTCCGGTTACGGGAAATGATGCTTCTAATTACCTTTTCAGTATTTATGGTGTGCTAGCTCACCAATTCGGCCATTTATTAGGTCTGCCGACTTTATATGATAATGACAGCAGTAATGGCATCAGCCAGGGAATTGGCAATTGGGGTTTGATGGGAACAGGTTTATGGAACGGAAGCGGCTATGTTCCTGCTCAACTATGTGCCTGGTCACGCTATTATTTGGGTTGGGATACACCTGAAACATTATTCCTAAACAGTGAAAATAATGTTGTGGATTACTTTCTTAATCAGTCAACGGAGGCGGTGCGGATTTACAAAGTTCCGATTTCTGCTACGGAATATTTCCTGATTGAAAACAGACAGCAAAATCCCGATGGTAGTATAGACCCCTTTGGTCGCCCCAGCTATACTTTTAAACTTCTTCCCGAAGGTCAACAGGATTATTATGTGGATGATCCTTCAACTCCGGAGAATGAATCCTTGTTACCCTATTTTAATTTTATGGAGAATAGCTATTTAGGCAGTGAGTGGGATTTTTTCTTACCTGGTTTGGGAGGTCCCGTTCCAGATAATGCTATTTATCCTGTAGATGGTTCAGGAATTCTTATCTGGCACATAGATGAGAATGTAATCAATGCCAATTTCTCAGCTAATTTTGATAACAATCATATCAATTCTGTCGCATTGCATAAAGGGATAGACCTGGAAGAAGCAGATGGAATTCAACATCTGGATACTGCAGCGAACAGTAATTACAGATGGGGCAGTCCGTATGACAGTTTCAGAGAAGGCAATAATGCGTATTTTGGTTATCAATATCATAATGGAATGCTTTCCCTGCCTACTTCCGAAAGCTATTACGGGGGTATTTCTTTAGAAATAACTGATATTTCTGCCATCGGAAAGCAAATGACTTTTTCAGTTAGCTACGGTTGGCGGTTATCCGCTTCCTACAAAGGAACTAATCCTCTTAATGCCGCTACTCTTGATTTTGACGGTGACGGAGAAGATGAACTTTTCTATCCTATGCCCAATGGAAAATTATATCTCTGGAAAAATGAAGAATTGCTGAATGGCTTTCCCTTACAACAGACTATAGATATTCCGTTCACTTACACTTGGGATGGCGAAAGGATATACCTTCCAATGCAAAGAGATAAACTCTGCCGTTTGTATCAATTAAGTAATACAGAACGCAGATTTGTATATTCTACTGTAGATTATAGCTGGGCAGGACATCCTGTGGACTTGGGAGAAAACCTGGCTTTACCCTTAAAAATAAATGCCGGAGATAATGCCTTTGTTATTAAGCTTTATAACAAGACCAATAGTTCGGTATCTTCTGTGGTGGATTTCAGTGGCAGCTTTAAAGCCAATTTAATCCATTGTAATAATCAGCTTTCCCTTGTGTATCAAAATGCTGCCGGGGAATATTGGCTAAGTGACATAAATCTTACCGATTACACAAAAAGTGACCTCAAATTACCTATCCCTGCCGATTCTACTATTATAGCGGTTTTTAAAGCTCCGGTTTCCGCAGCGGAGAATCTGATCGTGCAGTGTCCCAATAGTGTTTATTGCCTCAATGGTGCAAAAATTGTAGAGGGTTTTCCCTATGTGCATAATCTTGTGGTAGAATCGGACAGCAGTTTTATTGCTCCTATAAGTTTTGCCGATGTTGACGGCAATGGCACTTTGGATATTTTAATTGGAGGAGAAAGCGATTTTGCCGTTATTGATTATTCCGGTAAAGTAATGAATCCGGAAAACCAAAATTCGGAATCGCCTGCCGAGGGTATCAGTGCCGGAATTTTAGCCGCTGATATTGATAACGACAACAGGGTGGAACTGATAGGAAATTTTAAATATAATCAATTAAATGTGCGGGAGAATGATTACCGATCCAAAATTGGTTATCCTGTTTCTTTTGCAGAGCGCAGTAGAACCTTGCCCGTTATTTCCAGGTCGGGAGATGGCAACTGGTATATTTATATTGCTACCGATAATGGCTCACTATTTAAAAACAAACTGGCAAATCAGCCCCGGATAACTCCTTCCTGCAATTGGCTTTGCGAATATGGAAATTTAAGACGCAGTGCTTCTTACGCAGAAACGGAATTACCCAATCAATATCAGACCGCAGAGCTTTTTGTGCCGGGTCAGGTTTATATCTACCCCAATCCCTTAAAATCCATTTACCGCCAGAAAATAAAGCTTAATGTAATGACCAATAGCGATGCGGAATTGGAACTGAGCATTTTTGATATTAGCGGCACTTTGGTTTATCAGCAAAAGGGCAACGCTAAAGCATATTTGAAAAACCTTGATGTTTTTGATATCCCTGTCTCCAAGCTTTGCAGCGGGGTGTATATTGCAATTGTAAAATCCGCAAATAGCAGTAAACGGCTGAAGTTTACTATAGAAAAATAA
- a CDS encoding PorV/PorQ family protein, translating into MKHILTTLCLILISVMSFASISENAGTYGYKFLNVPCGPVALSLAGRGVFSMDNSSAFILQPAVSCMNNQRLLSITHNLWLADTQANMIAYSYAQRKSHFGIVMRNLDYGEIENRDDSGLLIGNYHPLDIDLAANYAHRLTPSFFGGVNMGVFYQKLNTASSLALHTDIGVCYLPPLNDAQLSLAVRNLGVANYTDEERLKLPTCFEMDVNKGFTIAEQHISVGGSAIQTLDEDLKGNINLECQLFKLLALRGGYLFGYDAQDFCAGFGVNYKNISVDYGYGAFNSELNDVHSFGITYKF; encoded by the coding sequence ATGAAACATATATTAACTACCTTATGCCTAATCCTGATTAGTGTAATGAGTTTTGCCTCAATTAGTGAAAATGCAGGAACTTACGGATATAAATTCTTGAATGTCCCTTGCGGACCGGTAGCTTTATCTTTGGCAGGAAGAGGTGTATTCAGTATGGATAATTCCAGTGCCTTTATTTTGCAGCCGGCTGTCTCCTGTATGAATAATCAGCGCCTTCTAAGCATTACTCATAATTTGTGGTTGGCAGATACGCAAGCGAATATGATTGCCTATTCTTACGCTCAGCGAAAAAGCCATTTTGGTATAGTGATGCGCAATCTGGATTATGGAGAAATTGAAAACCGTGATGATTCAGGTCTTCTGATAGGTAATTATCATCCCTTGGATATTGATCTGGCAGCGAATTATGCCCATCGGTTAACTCCTTCTTTTTTTGGAGGGGTAAATATGGGAGTATTTTATCAGAAATTAAACACAGCCAGCAGCTTAGCTTTGCATACGGACATCGGTGTTTGTTATCTACCTCCGCTTAATGATGCACAGCTATCTTTGGCGGTGCGTAATTTGGGTGTAGCTAATTATACCGATGAAGAAAGATTGAAGCTTCCCACCTGTTTTGAAATGGATGTAAACAAAGGTTTTACTATTGCGGAACAGCATATCAGTGTGGGTGGTTCAGCAATTCAGACCTTGGATGAAGACCTGAAAGGCAATATAAATTTGGAGTGTCAGCTTTTTAAGTTGCTTGCTTTAAGAGGCGGTTATCTTTTTGGTTATGATGCTCAGGATTTTTGTGCCGGTTTCGGGGTAAATTATAAAAATATTTCCGTAGATTACGGTTATGGTGCGTTTAACAGTGAATTGAACGATGTGCATTCTTTTGGCATAACCTACAAATTTTAG